The Sabethes cyaneus chromosome 1, idSabCyanKW18_F2, whole genome shotgun sequence DNA segment ACTGGTACTCACATATTGGCTACGAATATCTGGACTTTGACGAACAGCTTCCTCTAGCGCTTCAACAGCCTGCTCGGTTGCCAACGGAAACCTGAAACCGGTTATTGTCGGAACGATTGTTCCATTGTCACCTTCCAGCAGAATTAAACGCTTGCTTAATTGTGCAAGCTTCCGCCGAGCACTTGCGCGTTCTTGCTTGCCCAATGGTTCACGAGAGGTGCGTTTTACTATGCTCAATTTATTGGATAACTTTTCGATATCTGAAATATGGAGATAGTTGGTTGAGAATTTGAATATATTTCTGAAGAATATAAATATGAAACGTAAATATAATTGTAGTTCtgtagttaaatttcagtttgaTTATAAGATAAATACTACGCATAGAATTTGGTTGTTCCATAACAATTGTCAACGCACATAACACTGACATCTGCGCCAAGCAGatcatttgatttatttttgtctAGTAATTTTCTTATTCGTTTTAATGACAATGAATTGTCGAGAAGTACGACACAGCTTTTTTTCCACAGTGTCATTTTAAGTTGCAATACATTCCGTCAGTGTTTAATTGTTGTCAGAACAACAAGCCTATGTCCCAAGAATCTATTGTTTGCGTTTGCTTCTGAAACGTGCACCGCGTTTCCGATTGTTGACCAAGGTAATTGCGCTGCAAATATGTTGTCGGATATCATCGGCACTTTCAGTGTCACCCCAAGCATCTATGAACCACAAGTCACCATTAGTATATTTGtactagattaattataaactaAAAACTTACCCGATACACACTGGGCAAATATCCAGTAGTCTTTCATGGCTATCTTTTTAGAACCAGCAAAGTTACACCGTCCACTGTAGTTATAATCGTGCAAAGCTTTGTCGGCAAACAATTTAAGAAAAGCAAAAGAAGGTTTTTCTGTCTGTTGACGTTGCTTCCTGAGTAGATTTACCTATAGAAGGCATATGAATACGGTCTGTTACGTATAACATTTGAAAATAAACTGTGCTTACGTATTGTTCTCTCACAGTTGGATCCGATCGCACTGCTTTTTCCAATCGTTCAACCATCTCTCGGGATTTTATGGGGAACGTGATACCAGTTTGTACTTTGTACTGAGGGAAATCCTCTTCATCGTCACTGTCGCTGTCTATATTAGTTACACAATCTGTTCTGTCGTTCAGTGTGTCAATCGTGGAAATTTCCCATTTTTGAAGAAtcgttttatttataaaaatgacatctggaaataaaacaaacactcGTTAAATATATATCCTAATAATACAATAGCGTACACATATGATTCGATTCAACTGAGTTGTTTGAAATTGTAGCCTTTATTACAATCCTTAACATTCAAAGTTATTTTTCATCATTGCACAAATTCATTTTTTAGTTATTAAATGACGTCTCCAAACATGCTGCTGTATACTTGTTTTATTCCTTCTTCCAAGCGCTGTTCGTCAGGTAAGCGTTCTCGTAATACCAAGTTTAAATAACAGGCCATTCttctttttatcatttgtatctGAATATTATACATAACATACATTATCAATAACAAGTTTAAAATGACCGATATTTTTCTTACATATTGTGTTTAGTGCTACTTCTAATCTTTCCACTTCGTCATCGGTTTTAAGGAGAAAAGTAAACACTAAAAGTTGCTTTCATTTCTGATGTATGAGTCACTGATTTTGGCACGATGCGTCATTTGCATAGTGAAAAATTTATCTAATTCGAATAATT contains these protein-coding regions:
- the LOC128745675 gene encoding uncharacterized protein LOC128745675; this encodes MCCKVSGFSFPLFCEEDVERLEKTVRENAIIRRQYVTYLQLVKPYHLSVDDVFSSLFTDIAMYNYWMPGLYDESIVRNKKNIAEYIIFISCMLDAWRSHGLTQVRLINHLQTIVAQLSKRRQISSLNRRKRSEQIQLMLMNERKKNYVIFINKTILQKWEISTIDTLNDRTDCVTNIDSDSDDEEDFPQYKVQTGITFPIKSREMVERLEKAVRSDPTVREQYVNLLRKQRQQTEKPSFAFLKLFADKALHDYNYSGRCNFAGSKKIAMKDYWIFAQCVSDAWGDTESADDIRQHICSAITLVNNRKRGARFRSKRKQ